Proteins encoded together in one Thermodesulfobacteriota bacterium window:
- a CDS encoding helix-turn-helix domain-containing protein yields MTLLLRKPPTVRLDGEKVRLLRESKGLTQLYVAEVARVSVDTVSRWENNRTPAVKRENAQALADALEVDLDSILQEEPAAPEGASAAPAAPEAQEEGEGRPRPRLWPWVGGVAVLVLLGLWTLWRAAGPAPFVVEGQRRLPLYTPPGTEVPVVVHLRAVSGVGQRVILRETLPPGWALLGAEPSPDQGPAPDGTIKWILTLEDGGGRVAYLVRAPPGGTEGSAHRFFGEVVTPGADDGSSAVRGEGRIDLEFVHWADHNADFQISDAEVLDALERLEGAHGLGLDPADLRALWGARDYEWDRTRGGFRPLE; encoded by the coding sequence ATGACCCTGTTGCTTCGCAAACCGCCCACGGTGCGGCTCGACGGTGAGAAAGTGCGCCTCCTCAGGGAGTCGAAAGGGCTCACCCAGCTCTACGTGGCCGAGGTGGCCCGTGTGAGCGTGGACACCGTGAGCCGCTGGGAGAACAACCGCACCCCCGCCGTAAAGCGCGAGAACGCCCAAGCCTTGGCCGACGCCCTGGAAGTGGACCTGGATTCAATTCTCCAGGAGGAGCCTGCCGCGCCGGAAGGCGCTTCCGCAGCCCCGGCGGCTCCCGAGGCTCAGGAAGAAGGGGAGGGGCGTCCTCGACCCCGTCTCTGGCCCTGGGTAGGCGGGGTGGCGGTCCTCGTCCTCCTGGGGCTCTGGACGCTCTGGCGCGCTGCGGGACCGGCGCCCTTCGTGGTGGAGGGCCAGCGCCGGCTTCCTCTCTACACGCCCCCGGGAACCGAGGTTCCCGTAGTGGTTCACCTGCGTGCGGTCTCGGGGGTTGGGCAAAGGGTGATCCTGCGGGAGACCCTGCCGCCGGGGTGGGCGCTCTTGGGGGCGGAGCCTTCCCCCGACCAGGGGCCGGCCCCGGACGGAACGATCAAGTGGATTCTCACCCTGGAGGATGGTGGAGGTCGGGTCGCCTACCTGGTCCGAGCCCCGCCCGGAGGGACGGAGGGATCGGCGCACCGGTTTTTCGGGGAGGTAGTGACCCCCGGGGCGGATGACGGGAGCAGCGCCGTGCGGGGCGAGGGCCGGATCGACCTCGAGTTCGTACACTGGGCCGATCACAACGCCGATTTCCAGATCAGCGACGCCGAGGTGCTCGACGCCCTGGAACGTCTGGAGGGCGCCCACGGGCTGGGGCTCGACCCGGCGGACCTGCGGGCGCTGTGGGGGGCGCGGGACTACGAGTGGGATCGGACCCGCGGGGGATTCCGGCCCCTGGAGTGA
- a CDS encoding cytochrome c3 family protein, whose translation MNRRILATALIAAALAAAAWAASPPPEPAPVTNFGKKAPVVFDHSQHAGEGFTCVQCHHNEAEGTFRCGSCHTLEGEGDVLKIRDAFHGKDVGKCWGCHLAPDAGTKLKCSDCHKE comes from the coding sequence ATGAACCGACGCATCCTCGCAACCGCCCTCATCGCCGCAGCCCTTGCCGCCGCCGCATGGGCGGCGAGCCCGCCCCCGGAGCCCGCTCCGGTAACCAACTTCGGCAAGAAGGCCCCGGTGGTCTTCGACCACAGCCAGCACGCGGGCGAGGGGTTCACCTGCGTCCAGTGTCACCACAACGAGGCCGAGGGCACGTTCCGGTGCGGCTCGTGCCACACCCTGGAAGGGGAAGGAGACGTCCTCAAGATCCGCGACGCCTTCCACGGCAAAGACGTGGGCAAGTGTTGGGGCTGCCACCTGGCGCCCGACGCCGGCACCAAGCTCAAGTGCAGCGATTGCCACAAGGAGTGA